In a genomic window of Periophthalmus magnuspinnatus isolate fPerMag1 chromosome 3, fPerMag1.2.pri, whole genome shotgun sequence:
- the tlnrd1 gene encoding talin rod domain-containing protein 1, giving the protein MASGGSGKSASEVSNVTPSGSVQQRKRLSSICDSCKMKMQLVADLLLLSSETRPVMAADGVPLADTFDQCRDTVIARTKELSILTHDIQSQLNMGRFTEVGDRLLELADLVVSLTECSAHAAYLAALETLGSQPCLPGLVDRYKVTRCRHEVEQSCSVLRITPILDLTPQLLLELSQHISTNLKTLTDISSLASDRSRDRFAKEQFKLSVKSMATSGTAFLACVKEVKTQPSELTRNRCVLFSAALVQSVSALVGFATEPQFLGRPASISSEGKGVQTAVLGGAMSVVSACVLLTQGLRDVAQHPDSSSKMADYRERLRNSACAVSDGCTLLTQALRERSSPRTLPPVNSHAVN; this is encoded by the coding sequence ATGGCGAGCGGAGGGTCTGGGAAATCGGCGAGCGAGGTATCAAACGTCACCCCCAgtggcagtgtccagcagaggaAACGACTCTCCTCCATTTGTGATTCGTGCAAAATGAAAATGCAACTCGTAGCAGATCTGTTGTTGTTATCCAGCGAGACCCGGCCCGTCATGGCGGCGGACGGGGTTCCACTTGCCGATACGTTCGACCAATGCCGAGACACTGTCATCGCGAGGACTAAAGAGCTTTCTATACTAACGCACGATATACAAAGTCAACTCAACATGGGACGTTTCACCGAAGTTGGCGATCGGCTTTTGGAACTGGCCGACTTGGTTGTGTCGTTGACTGAATGCTCCGCCCACGCGGCGTATCTGGCAGCTTTAGAAACTCTGGGGTCCCAGCCGTGCCTTCCCGGTTTGGTGGACCGATATAAAGTAACGCGCTGCCGGCACGAAGTAGAGCAAAGCTGCAGCGTGTTACGAATCACGCCAATTTTGGACCTCACCCCTCAGCTGCTTCTCGAACTATCGCAACATATTTCTACCAATCTCAAAACACTGACTGACATCTCATCCTTGGCCAGTGACAGGTCCCGCGACCGCTTCGCCAAAGAACAGTTCAAGTTGAGTGTTAAGAGCATGGCGACTAGCGGGACGGCATTTTTAGCTTGCGTTAAAGAAGTGAAAACGCAACCTAGCGAGCTGACTAGAAACCGCTGTGTTTTGTTTAGCGCCGCCTTGGTTCAATCTGTTAGCGCTTTGGTTGGGTTCGCTACCGAGCCGCAGTTCTTGGGCCGCCCCGCCAGCATCTCCTCTGAAGGAAAAGGGGTGCAGACGGCGGTTTTGGGCGGGGCCATGAGCGTAGTATCGGCGTGCGTGCTGCTAACTCAAGGGCTAAGGGACGTAGCGCAGCATCCGGACAGCAgttccaagatggccgactacAGGGAGAGGCTGAGGAACTCGGCGTGCGCGGTTTCGGACGGGTGTACTCTGCTCACACAGGCTTTAAGGGAGCGCTCCTCTCCACGCACTCTGCCCCCGGTCAACTCCCACGCTGTGAATTAG